One Methanobrevibacter millerae genomic region harbors:
- a CDS encoding radical SAM protein: MNEHKGSRFAHITKAHPCFNEKMHDKVGRAHVPIAPKCNIFCNFCTRDINNEEDRPGVAGCILNPDDAIAHIDEVTADGPISVVGVAGPGDSLANEETFEFFEKMAEKHPDLIKCMSTNGLLLPKYADRLAELGVNSVTVTINAIDPDIAVDIYSFIKYEGKVYKGYEAVEILIKNQLEGVEKAAANGLVVKVNSVLIPGLNDEHIIEIAKEVKKRGAALMNILPLIPLAKMKHYSRPDCSMMERVREEVEEIIPVFRACTQCRADAYGIPGKKSEDHHLGMTPQSHY; encoded by the coding sequence ATGAATGAACATAAAGGTTCCAGATTTGCACATATAACTAAAGCACATCCCTGCTTTAATGAAAAAATGCACGATAAAGTTGGTAGAGCTCATGTTCCAATCGCACCAAAATGCAATATCTTCTGTAACTTCTGTACAAGGGATATTAATAACGAAGAGGACAGGCCTGGGGTTGCAGGCTGCATCTTGAATCCTGACGATGCAATCGCACATATCGATGAAGTAACCGCAGACGGTCCAATTTCAGTTGTTGGTGTTGCAGGTCCTGGAGATTCTCTGGCCAATGAAGAAACCTTTGAATTCTTTGAAAAGATGGCTGAAAAACATCCTGACCTGATAAAATGCATGAGTACAAACGGGCTTTTGCTTCCAAAGTATGCTGACAGGCTTGCAGAGCTTGGAGTTAACTCAGTTACCGTAACGATTAATGCAATCGACCCGGATATTGCAGTTGACATCTATTCATTCATCAAATATGAAGGAAAGGTATACAAAGGCTATGAGGCTGTTGAAATCTTAATCAAAAATCAGCTGGAAGGTGTTGAAAAGGCGGCAGCCAACGGATTGGTCGTAAAGGTCAATTCAGTACTGATTCCTGGTTTGAATGACGAACACATCATTGAAATCGCAAAGGAAGTCAAGAAAAGAGGTGCTGCATTAATGAATATCTTGCCATTAATACCTCTGGCAAAAATGAAGCATTATTCACGCCCTGACTGTTCAATGATGGAAAGGGTTCGTGAAGAGGTCGAAGAGATAATTCCGGTATTCAGAGCATGTACTCAATGCAGGGCGGATGCATACGGAATTCCTGGTAAGAAAAGCGAAGATCATCATTTAGGAATGACTCCACAAAGTCATTACTAA
- a CDS encoding MFS transporter — protein MLMNEHEKLTKDHYKIFALSWAGWVFDFYDLMLFTFLVSQLQSSLNFTAEMLSLCLGVSLFATGLGGIVFGALGDKYGRKTVLQWTIIVYSIGTLLSAFSWSFYSLIIFRFITGLGVGGEWATGQTYINETFPDKLRARYGAFMQSGAPVGVILASIVGGLISPIIGWRLTFLISIIPAITVIFIRRHLKESDVWIQNRDEYVNKNIFQEFKQLITKEHRKIFLISLILCLFGMSAYWYTYSWLPTYLTKERGLAAVGTTLGIILIQSGDFLGYTSFGFVAEKLGRRPAFTIYSFIMGISISMITLCWNQIEAVPDLIFVFMFLTGFGTGFFGGFGALFSELFPTKIRNTAVGTVFNLARGAQFVTPVIITLVATYFDLSYGIAIASIFAILCGIWIWVFPETKGTVLNELD, from the coding sequence ATGTTGATGAATGAACATGAAAAGCTTACAAAAGATCATTACAAGATTTTCGCATTAAGCTGGGCAGGATGGGTCTTTGATTTCTACGATTTGATGTTATTTACCTTTCTTGTATCACAGCTTCAAAGCAGTTTGAATTTTACAGCGGAAATGCTTTCCTTATGTTTGGGAGTATCACTTTTTGCCACAGGTTTAGGAGGAATTGTTTTCGGAGCGCTTGGAGACAAATACGGTCGTAAGACAGTGCTTCAATGGACAATCATAGTCTATTCTATAGGTACATTACTATCCGCATTTTCATGGTCATTCTATTCCCTGATAATATTCAGATTCATCACAGGGTTGGGTGTCGGTGGAGAATGGGCTACAGGACAGACCTACATTAACGAGACATTCCCGGATAAGCTGAGAGCCCGATACGGAGCTTTCATGCAGTCCGGAGCGCCTGTTGGAGTGATTCTGGCTTCAATAGTCGGAGGATTAATAAGCCCTATTATCGGCTGGAGACTTACATTTTTAATTTCAATCATTCCTGCAATTACAGTCATATTCATCAGAAGACATCTCAAGGAATCCGATGTCTGGATTCAAAACAGAGACGAATACGTCAATAAAAATATTTTCCAGGAGTTCAAGCAATTAATAACCAAAGAACACAGGAAAATATTTTTAATCTCATTAATTTTGTGTCTTTTCGGTATGTCAGCATACTGGTATACTTATTCCTGGCTTCCGACCTACCTTACAAAGGAAAGGGGTCTAGCTGCCGTTGGAACCACTCTCGGAATCATTCTAATCCAAAGCGGAGATTTCCTTGGATATACCTCATTCGGTTTTGTAGCCGAAAAGCTTGGAAGACGTCCTGCATTTACGATATACAGCTTCATTATGGGAATAAGCATATCCATGATAACCCTTTGCTGGAATCAGATTGAAGCAGTCCCAGATTTGATATTCGTATTCATGTTCCTCACAGGATTCGGAACCGGATTCTTCGGAGGATTCGGTGCGCTGTTCTCAGAACTTTTCCCGACAAAAATCAGAAATACGGCTGTTGGAACTGTATTCAACCTTGCACGTGGAGCGCAATTCGTAACTCCAGTAATCATTACTCTCGTTGCAACATATTTCGATTTAAGCTACGGAATAGCTATCGCATCAATATTTGCAATACTCTGCGGCATATGGATTTGGGTATTCCCTGAAACCAAAGGAACAGTCCTTAACGAGCTGGATTGA